From the Panthera leo isolate Ple1 chromosome C1, P.leo_Ple1_pat1.1, whole genome shotgun sequence genome, one window contains:
- the LOC122226085 gene encoding small cysteine and glycine repeat-containing protein 7-like, translating into MGCCGCGSCGGCGGCGGGCGGCGSGCGGCGGGCGGGCGGGCGSCTTCRCYRVGCCSSCCPCCCGCCGGCCSVPVVCCCRRSCGCGSCGCGKGCCQQKCCCQQTCCCKKQCCS; encoded by the coding sequence ATGGGGTGCTGTGGCTGTGGAAGTTGCGGTGgctgcggcggctgcggcggcggctgcggtGGCTGCGGTAGTGGCTGCGGTggctgcggcggcggctgcggcggcggctgcggcggcggctgcggcagCTGCACCACCTGCCGGTGCTACCGGGTGGGCTGCTGCTCCAGCTGCTGTCCctgctgctgcggctgctgcgGGGGCTGCTGCAGCGTCCCCGTGgtctgctgctgccgccgctcgTGTGGCTGCGGCTCGTGTGGCTGCGGGAAGGGCTGCTGCCAGCAGAAGTGCTGTTGTCAGCAGACGTGCTGTTGCAAGAAGCAGTGCTGCAGCTAG
- the LOC122226086 gene encoding small cysteine and glycine repeat-containing protein 7-like: protein MGCCGCGSCGGCGGCGGGCGGCGSGCGGCGGGCGGCGGGCGSCTTCRCYRVGCCSSCCPCCCGCCGGCCSVPVVCCCRRSCGCGSCGCGKGCCQQKCCCQQTCCCKKQCCS, encoded by the coding sequence ATGGGGTGCTGTGGCTGCGGAAGTTGCGGTGgctgcggcggctgcggcggtGGCTGCGGTGGCTGCGGTAGTGGCTGCGGTggctgcggcggcggctgcggcggctgcggcggcggctgcggcagCTGCACCACCTGCCGGTGCTACCGGGTGGGCTGCTGCTCCAGCTGCTGTCCctgctgctgcggctgctgcgGGGGCTGCTGCAGCGTCCCCGTGgtctgctgctgccgccgctcgTGTGGCTGCGGCTCGTGTGGCTGCGGGAAGGGCTGCTGCCAGCAGAAGTGCTGTTGTCAGCAGACGTGCTGTTGCAAGAAGCAGTGCTGCAGCTAA
- the LOC122226084 gene encoding small cysteine and glycine repeat-containing protein 7, protein MGCCGCGSCGGCGGCGSGCGGCGGGCGGGCGGGCGSCTTCRCYRVGCCSSCCPCCCGCCGGCCSVPVVCCCRRSCGCGSCGCGKGCCQQKCCCQQKCCCKKQCCS, encoded by the coding sequence ATGGGGTGCTGTGGCTGCGGAAGTTGCGGTGGCTGCGGTGGCTGCGGTAGTGGCTGCGGTGGCTGCGgtggcggctgcggcggcggctgcggcggcggctgcggcagCTGCACCACGTGCCGGTGCTACCGGGTGGGCTGCTGCTCCAGCTGCTGTCCctgctgctgcggctgctgcgGGGGCTGCTGCAGCGTCCCCGTGgtctgctgctgccgccgctcgTGTGGCTGCGGCTCGTGTGGCTGCGGGAAGGGCTGCTGCCAGCAGAAGTGCTGTTGTCAGCAGAAGTGCTGTTGCAAGAAGCAGTGCTGCAGCTAG